In Nostoc sp. UHCC 0926, a single genomic region encodes these proteins:
- a CDS encoding protein kinase domain-containing protein: MVSLTLLEPQQKTPLQQWSFENSSIIRIGRAADNHVVLTDSLVSRHHLELRQVDSADNGGGWRLVSQGTNGTFLNGVLVIQSSLPDNSLLQLAQGGPILQFQIQEVTVLETGVRSQQMQATEENAVATVYSAQARANSSSTCTHEGNSPNNLFCIHCGQPLSVQQKIRHYQVLQTLGQGGMGTTYLAWDAAGLAGIPQLLVLKQMNADMVKIAKAQELFEREAYTLKSLNHPGIPKYYDFFVEDGKKYLAMELIHGQDLEKRIFTTGPVTPSQAIAWMIQTCDILDYLHSQEPPLIHRDIKPANLMVRSSLNRIVLLDFGAVKEIGTAPGTRIGAEGYCAPEQERGQPLTQSDLYAIGPTLIFLLTSENPFKYYRQKGRNFRFDVAKVPTISSQLRNVIDRVTEPLPRDRYHTAKELAAALAACQV, translated from the coding sequence GTGGTTAGTCTGACTCTGTTAGAACCGCAGCAGAAAACGCCCCTCCAGCAGTGGAGCTTTGAGAACTCCTCCATAATTCGGATTGGTCGAGCGGCAGATAATCACGTTGTTTTAACTGATAGTTTAGTTTCCCGGCATCATCTAGAACTCAGACAAGTCGATTCTGCCGACAATGGCGGTGGTTGGCGGCTGGTTAGTCAGGGTACAAATGGGACTTTCCTCAACGGTGTTCTTGTAATTCAGAGTTCCTTACCAGATAATTCCCTTTTGCAACTGGCACAGGGAGGCCCAATACTGCAATTCCAAATTCAGGAGGTAACAGTACTGGAAACTGGTGTGCGATCGCAACAAATGCAAGCGACAGAAGAAAACGCCGTTGCAACAGTCTATTCAGCCCAAGCTAGAGCAAATTCATCCTCTACTTGCACGCACGAAGGCAATTCTCCGAACAATCTGTTCTGTATCCACTGCGGTCAACCTCTCTCAGTGCAACAGAAAATTCGCCATTATCAGGTGTTGCAAACTCTCGGACAAGGAGGTATGGGTACTACTTATCTTGCTTGGGATGCTGCTGGTCTTGCGGGTATCCCCCAACTGCTGGTGTTGAAGCAAATGAATGCTGATATGGTGAAAATTGCCAAAGCTCAAGAATTATTTGAGCGGGAGGCGTACACTCTCAAATCCCTTAACCATCCTGGAATTCCCAAGTATTATGACTTCTTTGTAGAAGACGGAAAAAAATACTTGGCAATGGAACTAATCCACGGACAAGATTTAGAGAAACGTATTTTTACCACTGGGCCAGTTACGCCAAGCCAAGCGATCGCTTGGATGATCCAAACCTGCGATATCTTAGACTATCTTCATAGCCAAGAGCCTCCACTGATTCACCGCGATATTAAACCTGCCAATCTGATGGTGCGAAGTTCTTTAAATCGCATAGTATTGCTGGATTTTGGCGCAGTTAAGGAAATTGGCACAGCGCCCGGTACTCGGATTGGTGCAGAAGGTTACTGCGCTCCTGAACAAGAACGAGGACAACCTTTGACTCAATCTGATTTGTATGCAATTGGGCCAACGCTGATTTTTCTGCTCACAAGCGAAAACCCGTTCAAGTATTACCGCCAAAAGGGGCGAAACTTCAGGTTTGATGTAGCAAAGGTTCCCACCATTAGTTCCCAATTAAGAAATGTGATTGATCGCGTTACAGAACCATTACCA